A region of Nocardioides sp. JS614 DNA encodes the following proteins:
- a CDS encoding S8 family serine peptidase: MAGLLVGTPASVGAAEAKPAASGSTSLTAGRYVVLLREPSAAQYDGTNPRFAATRARGDRQFDARSQRVRTYTAHLRSAQRSIASSVGADVDQSYTIAANGFSTALTQEQALDLSSDRRVLLLQKDQLVHADTWNTPRFLGLTGKRGAWATHGGQKKAGAGIVVADLDSGIWPEAKSFAGPALTRNPQTKWHISRIGTSTRMDKADGGVFTGECELGEDWTADDCNTKLIGARSYSAGYLASGNAIIDADYASTRDGNGHGTHTASTAAGNIVDRVRTEGVEFGTISGMAPAARIAAYKVLWAQDDGTASGVTSDIVAAIDDAVYDGADVLNFSISGALDTVVEATEVAFEGAAEAGVFVAASAGNSGPDASTVAHNSPWLTTVAASTHHNFENTLVLGNGTKIVGASINDKRVSSKKLVDSEASGVAGGDDADAKLCGPDTLDPAKVTGKIVVCTRGVYDRVAKSAEVARAGGVGMVLANPTENSLDADFHSVPTVHITNTDAAKVFAYLAAQGSAATATIEPGNLTKKTTPLPQIAGFSSRGAAIANDADLLKPDIAAPGVSVLAAVAPPSNEGRDYDLYSGTSMAAPHITGLAAFMLSVHPTWSPMKVKSAMMTTAHRVKDAEGKTSNDVLAEGSGQVSPRRFFDPGLFVTSTPREWLGFLTGQGLDTGYAAVAAKDLNGPSMAQGQVPSATSFTRTFTSSMAGTWKVSVSVPGFAAAPSATKLVASGAGDVETLTVDFTRTTAPLLEFAMGWVTLTGPTTVRIPVALRPVSVKAPASVQGTGTDGSVEVPVTAGATGELLVEPTGLAKAQTADNTVAVADFQLECVEIGADSKLARFDLDAADDTADLDMFVYYSPTSCDPDTLVAQVGQSANPTADESVTVMAPDAGFYVIEVDGFAAGDAGAPMAYQLRSYDLGPAATLGNLTVTPNPVPVVAQQETTFDVSWSGLDPDASYLGMLEYDGALAPTMVEITS, from the coding sequence GTGGCCGGCCTCCTGGTCGGTACGCCGGCCTCGGTCGGTGCCGCGGAGGCCAAGCCCGCGGCGTCCGGATCGACCAGTCTCACCGCAGGACGCTACGTCGTGCTCCTGCGCGAGCCCAGCGCGGCCCAGTACGACGGGACCAACCCGCGGTTCGCGGCGACGCGCGCCAGGGGCGACCGCCAGTTCGACGCGCGCTCGCAGCGGGTGCGCACGTACACCGCCCACCTGCGCTCGGCGCAGCGCTCGATCGCGAGCTCCGTCGGCGCCGACGTCGACCAGAGCTACACGATCGCGGCCAACGGGTTCTCGACCGCCCTCACCCAGGAGCAGGCGCTCGACCTGTCCTCCGACCGGCGGGTGCTGCTGCTGCAGAAGGACCAGCTGGTCCACGCCGACACCTGGAACACCCCGCGCTTCCTCGGCCTGACCGGCAAGCGGGGAGCGTGGGCCACCCACGGCGGTCAGAAGAAGGCCGGCGCCGGCATCGTGGTCGCCGACCTCGACTCCGGCATCTGGCCCGAGGCGAAGTCGTTCGCGGGCCCGGCGCTCACCAGGAACCCGCAGACCAAGTGGCACATCAGCCGCATCGGCACCTCGACCCGGATGGACAAGGCCGACGGCGGCGTGTTCACCGGTGAGTGCGAGCTCGGCGAGGACTGGACCGCCGACGACTGCAACACCAAGCTGATCGGCGCCCGCTCCTACAGCGCCGGCTACCTCGCGAGCGGGAACGCGATCATCGACGCGGACTACGCCTCGACGCGCGACGGCAACGGCCACGGCACCCACACCGCCAGCACCGCCGCGGGCAACATCGTCGACCGGGTCAGGACCGAAGGCGTGGAGTTCGGGACGATCTCCGGCATGGCGCCCGCCGCCCGGATCGCGGCGTACAAGGTCCTCTGGGCCCAGGACGACGGCACCGCCTCCGGCGTCACCAGCGACATCGTCGCCGCGATCGACGACGCCGTCTACGACGGCGCCGACGTCCTCAACTTCTCGATCTCGGGCGCGCTGGACACGGTGGTCGAGGCCACCGAGGTCGCCTTCGAAGGTGCGGCCGAGGCCGGCGTCTTCGTGGCCGCCTCGGCCGGCAACTCCGGTCCCGATGCCTCCACCGTGGCACACAACAGCCCCTGGCTGACCACGGTGGCCGCATCGACCCACCACAACTTCGAGAACACCCTGGTGCTCGGCAACGGCACCAAGATCGTGGGCGCCTCGATCAACGACAAGCGCGTCTCGTCGAAGAAGCTCGTCGACTCCGAGGCCTCGGGCGTCGCGGGCGGCGACGACGCCGACGCCAAGCTCTGCGGCCCCGACACGCTCGACCCGGCCAAGGTCACCGGCAAGATCGTGGTCTGCACCCGCGGCGTCTACGACCGGGTGGCCAAGAGCGCCGAGGTCGCCCGCGCGGGCGGCGTCGGGATGGTGCTCGCCAACCCGACCGAGAACAGCCTGGACGCCGACTTCCACTCGGTGCCGACCGTGCACATCACCAACACCGACGCGGCCAAGGTGTTCGCCTACCTGGCCGCGCAGGGCAGCGCCGCCACGGCGACGATCGAGCCCGGCAACCTCACCAAGAAGACGACGCCGCTGCCTCAGATCGCCGGCTTCTCCTCGCGCGGTGCGGCGATCGCGAACGACGCCGACCTGCTCAAGCCGGACATCGCCGCACCGGGTGTGAGCGTGCTCGCCGCGGTGGCGCCGCCGTCGAACGAGGGACGCGACTACGACCTCTACTCCGGTACGTCGATGGCCGCGCCGCACATCACCGGCCTGGCCGCGTTCATGCTGAGCGTGCACCCGACGTGGAGCCCGATGAAGGTCAAGTCCGCGATGATGACGACCGCTCACCGGGTCAAGGACGCCGAGGGGAAGACCTCGAACGACGTCCTCGCCGAGGGTTCCGGTCAGGTGAGCCCGCGCCGGTTCTTCGACCCCGGCCTGTTCGTGACCTCGACCCCGCGCGAGTGGCTCGGGTTCCTCACCGGTCAGGGGCTGGACACCGGCTACGCGGCCGTCGCGGCGAAGGACCTCAACGGTCCCTCGATGGCCCAGGGCCAGGTGCCGTCGGCGACGTCGTTCACCCGCACCTTCACCTCGTCGATGGCGGGCACCTGGAAGGTCTCGGTCTCGGTTCCCGGCTTCGCGGCGGCCCCCAGTGCCACCAAGCTGGTGGCCAGCGGTGCTGGTGACGTGGAGACGCTGACGGTCGACTTCACCCGGACGACCGCCCCGCTCCTCGAGTTCGCGATGGGGTGGGTGACCCTGACCGGGCCGACCACCGTGCGGATCCCGGTCGCGCTGCGCCCGGTGTCGGTCAAGGCACCGGCCTCGGTCCAGGGCACCGGCACCGACGGCTCGGTGGAGGTTCCGGTCACCGCCGGCGCCACCGGCGAGCTCCTTGTCGAGCCGACCGGGCTGGCGAAGGCGCAGACCGCCGACAACACCGTGGCCGTGGCCGACTTCCAGCTCGAGTGCGTCGAGATCGGCGCCGACAGCAAGCTGGCCCGGTTCGACCTCGACGCGGCCGACGACACCGCCGACCTGGACATGTTCGTCTACTACTCGCCGACGTCGTGTGACCCCGACACGCTCGTGGCCCAGGTCGGTCAGTCGGCCAACCCGACGGCTGACGAGTCGGTGACGGTCATGGCTCCGGAC